In Gimesia panareensis, the genomic window TCACGACGCTGTTTACCGATTACACATCCAAACATCGTTTCGTACGTCTGCCGAAAGGGAAGCAGGTTCGTTTCAAAGAATCGGGCGTGCTGGAGTTTCCTGAGGGGACGATGCTGATCAAGACGTTTGCGTATCCGAAGGATATGCGTGACCCGGAAGCGGGAGAGCGATTGCTTGAGACCCGGGTCGAGTTTCTGAAACCGTCCGGCTGGTATGGTTACTCCTATATCTGGAATGAGCAGCAGACGGATGCTGAGCTGAGCCTGGGAGGGGGTGAAATCGAGGTCGACTGGATTCATACCGATGGTCAACGCCGATCCACCCGACACCTGGTGCCCAATGCGAATCAGTGCCTCAGCTGTCACAGTCATCATGACAAGTACGTGCCGATTGGCCCGACGGCTGCGAATCTGAACCGGATGTTTGACTATGCTCACGGGGCTGAAAATCAACTGGCGTACCTGAAACGGAAGGATCTGCTCAGCGAGGCTCCTGAGATGGGTTCCGTCCAGAAGCTGCCTGCATTTGATGATCCGCATTCGGGCAGCGTCAGCGAGCGGGTACGGGCTTACCTGTCGGTCAATTGCGGTCACTGTCACAGTCCCGGGGGGAATGCGCGGACGACGGGACTCGATCTGCGGTATCTGCAACAGGATCCGGCGAAGATCGGGGTTTGGAAAACACCCGTCGCTGCGGGACGGGGTTCCGGCGGGCGCAGCTATGACATTGTGCCCGGAGCGCCGGAGAAATCCATTCTGATGCATCGCCTGCAATCGAACGATCTGGCGGCGCGGATGCCGAACATCGGCAATCGCATTGTGCATCAGGAAGCGGTCGAACTGATTCGTCAGTGGATCAGTCAGATGGATCGCACGCCAGAAGCAGCTTCGGAATAAAAGGGGGCGGCTCCAGTATGTTGTCAGAGGTGCCTGCTCAGACAGCCCGTTTGTGTTCGTAGGAGTGGCTGTCCTGGATGATCAACTGGTTCCGTCCCCGTTTCTGAGACTGGGTCAGGGCGTGTGCGCCCCGTTCGAGGACCAGTTCTGCCGAATCGCCGGGCACACAGGTGATGTAAGCCAGGCTGGCGGTGACGACCACTTCCGGGCTGCTGGTTTCCAGGCGGAAGTGATGATGGCGGATGGCATCGCGGACGAGTTCGGCACAGGCCTGCCCCTCCGTGATGGTGAGCCCCGGAAAGAGGACCGCCAGCGTATCGGATTTCCAGACACAGACGACGTCTTCGTCACGGATTTTATGCAATACCAGGCGGGAAAGCGTCTTCATGAATTTGGCTGGTGCCATGATGCCAAACCGCTCTTTCAACTGTTCGCACTGATTCATCTGGACGAGTAACAGTCCGCTGTTCAATTCGGTTTCCGAACCGGCGAGCAGCATCATCTCCAGATTGGCTTCAAACGCGGAAGCGTCCGGCAGTTTGATGTGTGACTGTTCCGGCTGCAAAGCCCATTGCAATTCGGGAAACGGTTGCAGTTTTTTCTTTTCTGTTTTCTGAGGTACGGCCTCAGCAGCGGGATCGGGGGCTTTGCGTTCGACGAGCCGGCCGATCAGGTCGAGCAGCTTTGAACGTTTCTGATTCAGTTGAGTCGACTGTTCCCGGGTCAGGATCGTTCCCGGATACTTCTCCAGCAGAGCACAGGCTTCATATGCGGTCTCCAGTGACTTTTGCACATGCTCGTAACAGTTCTGAAGATGTTGTTTCGCGCGGCGGAAGTCCCGTGCGGAGCTCCCTTTACCCAGCAGATAACCTGCGACAAATCCCAGGCTGACGGCGAGCAGTAGTCCGACACCGAAGCAGATCAGGATGTCTGATGAAAGCGAGAACAGATTGGTTAACAGAATGGCGGTCATGCTTCGCTTCTCGGTCTGGAAGGAAAACAGAGTTTATGTGGCGTAGAGATGTTTTATTTCAGTGCGCCGTAAACCGGAGTGGTCTACCGTCTAGCAACTGAAACTTACCGCGCAGAATGGAGGGATGTGGCCCACAAATCTTACCCGATCCGAAATCCGAGGGGTGGGTTGCAGGGGTTGTAGCGATTCTCAGTCGAGGGGCGCTGTCCGGTGGGAGAAAAAACGATCCAAAGTCAGCAACGATTATTTGCGTTCGCTGTCTTCTTCAGCCGGGCCAGCCTGCCGGGGCGCTGCCTGGGGATCGAGGAACTCCAGGCTCAGGACCAGATCGGCATCTCGATCTTTGAGCTCTTCCAGCAGTTTTTCATCAACAGTGAAGACGAACGAGATCTGGCGACCCGATGGATCGGCGCAGAGGTAGTAGATCCAGTGGACTGGAACATTATTCGCTTTGCCGGCGACCGTGACCCGGTGGATATAGCGTCCATCGTCTGTGGCGAGATTTTCCGCTTTCAGAATTTTGATCAGCTTGTCACCCAGTGACGTGCGGATGTCCTGGTGAAACTGTTCTTCAGACGTATGCTCCCCCGCTTTCACGGACGGAATCTTCGAAATATTGGCCTGGGCGATCAGGCTGCCTTTATCGAGCAGACGCAGGACGGCGACCTGGCCGGTCTGATGGAAGACATACCAGTCGCGGGGCAGCAGGAGTCGTACATTCCAGGGCGTTTCAAAGCTCAGGTATTTGGATTCGGGTTTGGTTTCGAGGGGAATCGAAGCGATGACTTCCTCGGTGAGCGGACCGGCGTCGGCTGCCAGGCTGCGCTCCCAGTTGACGGTGGCGGTGACTTTCATGCCGGGGCTGACAGAACCCACGGAGCGTTTTTCCGTCTGCTCCATTTCCAGATGGCTGATGAAATTCTGGTCGGTGCGGAATTGAAATTTGCCTTTGACGGTGATTTCTGTCTGGGCACCGACGGTGGCACCATCGATTTTACCTTTGAAGGTGATCGTGGCCAGATCGTCTTCCACCGAGTCGAGCTGGCAGGTGAGTTCTGATTTCAAAACCGCTTCGAGTCCGGTGAGCGACTGCAGGACCCAGCGATCGGGGGTCCAGGCTTCACCCACTTCCACTTCAGACTGGGGCAGCAGGGCCAGCACGGGCAGGCTGTCTCCCGGTGAGTTGAGCAGTTCCACTTCCGAGGGGAGCAGGTTGCTCTTGGGGGAATGCAGCGAGAGTCCTTCGGTCTGTCCTTCGGCGACAATCAGGCGATGCCGGTCGCTGCCGCGGGCGAAGGTTTTCTGTCCCTGGACGTCGATGGTTGCGGTGGCTGTTTCGTAATAACGGACGGAACGGAAGGCTTCTGCATCGCGACCGGTTCCCGGGAGGCGGTGTTCGAGGTATTCGAGTTTCCCATCGACATCCAGTTCCAGCGAGCGGGCCTTGGCCGCGTTGACGGCAGTCTCCAGCTGGCCTTTGACCTTGATCGTGGAGTTGACTTTAAACGTGCGTGAATCCTGAGTCGGTTCCTGGAACTGATACGTTTCTGCGGAAACTGCTGATACCAGGAACAGCAGGCCGGCCAGCGCCAGACTGAAACATTTCACGAGAGGTAAGGTCAGGGCTGCATTCGATGAAGACATGCGGAGGACTCCGTAAATCAAGCGTCCGTACTGATTGGAGAAGGAAAGCCGACGTTATTCGTTGATGAGTAATCTGGACTGCTGTGCCATTTCACGGGCTGCGGCGGTGATCCCAGCCACATCCAGTCCCAGGTCAGCCAGTAATTCCTTACGAATACCATGTTCGATAAAGCGATCGGGAATTCCCAGTCGTCTGAGATGTTGCGTGTTGAGGCCGGCCTCGTTGGCCGATTCCAGCACAGCGGATCCAAAACCGCCACAGAGTGTACCTTCTTCAACGGTAATCACAAACCCCGATTCCTGCAGGGCCTGGTGGATGACCTCGGTGTCGAGGGGTTTGGCGAAGCGGGCGTTGATCACGCCGACGTCGAGCCCTTCTTCCCGCAACTGTTCTGCCGCCTGCACACAGTCGGTGAACAGGGAACCGAAGGCGACCAGCATGCCATCTTTGCCCCAGACATAGACTTCCGATTTGCCCAGTTCCACAGGAGCGACCTGACGTTCGACCGCATCGGCGGCTGCTTTGGGATAGCGAATGGCCGTCGGTCCCTCGTATTTGAGGGAGAATTCCAGCATTTTCTCTACGTCCTGGGCATCCCCGGGCGACATCATCACGATATTGGGGAAGCAGCGGAGGTAGGTGTTGTCGAAGGCGCCGTGGTGGGTCGGTCCGTCTTCGCCGGCGATCCCGGCCCGGTCCAGACAGAAGGTGACAGGCAGGTTCTGCAGGGCGACTTCCTGGAAAATATGGTCGAAGCTCCGCTGCAGGAAGGTGCTGTAGATGTCGACGATCGGTCGCAGGCCGGCTTTTGCCATGCCGCCTGCGAAAGCGACAGCGTGGGCTTCACAGATACCGGTATCGAAGAAGCGATCGGGGAAGCCATCGCGGATTTTGCCCAGTTTATTGCCCGCACACATGGCCGCGGTGAGGACCACGACGCGCTCGTCGTCCGTCATCGCCTGGAAGATCGAATTACTGACCACGTCGGTATAGGCTTTGGATTTGACCGCTCCCGGCTTTTCGATGGGAACGATCTCGTTTTCTTCGTTCCGCTGGAAGGGGGCCGGGGCGTGGAATGAGACCGGATCGTTGGTCGCCGGCTCGAAACCGTGTCCTTTTTCGGTGAGCACATGCAGCAGGACGGGGCCTTTGATGTTCTTGATCATCTGCAGGTAGCCCGACAGCGATTCAATATCGTGGCCGTCGACAGGACCGATATAGCGGAAGCCCATTTCTTCAAACAGCATACCGCCATGCAGGAAGCCTTTGACCGCTTCTTTGAAGCTGCCCAGCGTGCTTTCCATTGATTCGCCAACGACCGGGAGCTTATTGAGCAGCCAGGAGACATCGCGTTTCAGGCCGTTATAGAAGGGGGCCACGCGCGCTTTATCGAGGTATTTGGCAAGTCCGCCGACACGGGGGCAGATTCCCATTTTGTTGTCGTTGAGGATAACCAGTACGTCCTGGTTCAGGCCGGCGGCGTTGTTCATCGCTTCGAAGACCACACCAGAGGGGAGCGCCCCATCGCCAATCACCGCGACGGATTTGCGATCGGTTTCGCCGGCCAGATCGTCGCCTGCTTTGAGCCCCATGACGGTCGAGACGCTGGCGCCTGCATGCCCGGTCATGAAAAGGTCGTATTCACTCTCCTCCGGGTTCGGGTAGCCCATCAGGCCTCCCTTGCGGCGGATGGTGGAGATCTCAGCATAGCGACCGGTGATCAGTTTGTGGGGGTAGATCTGGTGCCCGGTGTCCCAGATGAGACGGTCCTTACGGAAATCGTAAGCGAGGTGCAGGGCAATACAG contains:
- a CDS encoding GGDEF domain-containing protein, producing the protein MTAILLTNLFSLSSDILICFGVGLLLAVSLGFVAGYLLGKGSSARDFRRAKQHLQNCYEHVQKSLETAYEACALLEKYPGTILTREQSTQLNQKRSKLLDLIGRLVERKAPDPAAEAVPQKTEKKKLQPFPELQWALQPEQSHIKLPDASAFEANLEMMLLAGSETELNSGLLLVQMNQCEQLKERFGIMAPAKFMKTLSRLVLHKIRDEDVVCVWKSDTLAVLFPGLTITEGQACAELVRDAIRHHHFRLETSSPEVVVTASLAYITCVPGDSAELVLERGAHALTQSQKRGRNQLIIQDSHSYEHKRAV
- the dxs gene encoding 1-deoxy-D-xylulose-5-phosphate synthase; the protein is MKIEILPRIESPVDLRTLSGTELETLADEIREVLCTVVEDRSAHFASNLGVVELCIALHLAYDFRKDRLIWDTGHQIYPHKLITGRYAEISTIRRKGGLMGYPNPEESEYDLFMTGHAGASVSTVMGLKAGDDLAGETDRKSVAVIGDGALPSGVVFEAMNNAAGLNQDVLVILNDNKMGICPRVGGLAKYLDKARVAPFYNGLKRDVSWLLNKLPVVGESMESTLGSFKEAVKGFLHGGMLFEEMGFRYIGPVDGHDIESLSGYLQMIKNIKGPVLLHVLTEKGHGFEPATNDPVSFHAPAPFQRNEENEIVPIEKPGAVKSKAYTDVVSNSIFQAMTDDERVVVLTAAMCAGNKLGKIRDGFPDRFFDTGICEAHAVAFAGGMAKAGLRPIVDIYSTFLQRSFDHIFQEVALQNLPVTFCLDRAGIAGEDGPTHHGAFDNTYLRCFPNIVMMSPGDAQDVEKMLEFSLKYEGPTAIRYPKAAADAVERQVAPVELGKSEVYVWGKDGMLVAFGSLFTDCVQAAEQLREEGLDVGVINARFAKPLDTEVIHQALQESGFVITVEEGTLCGGFGSAVLESANEAGLNTQHLRRLGIPDRFIEHGIRKELLADLGLDVAGITAAAREMAQQSRLLINE